The following proteins are co-located in the Halictus rubicundus isolate RS-2024b chromosome 1, iyHalRubi1_principal, whole genome shotgun sequence genome:
- the LOC143352330 gene encoding defensin-A-like, which produces MKASLFLAFFCLAAVAVTAVPNKNIEDEYRTVEDTENGGVVEPLWSCQTGGDWLCDKSCRMQGRNTGHCNSNDVCICS; this is translated from the exons ATGAAGGCTTCACTTTTCCTTGCTTTCTTCTGCTTGGCCGCAGTCGCAGTTACGGCTGTTCCCAATAAGAATATCGAAG ATGAATACCGCACTGTTGAGGACACTGAAAACGGAGGTGTTGTAGAACCATTATGGTCCTGTCAAACGGGCGGAGATTGGCTTTGCGATAAGAGCTGTAGAATGCAGGGTAGAAACACTGGCCACTGCAACAGTAATGACGTATGCATTTGCTCGTAG